ACGATGAACGGCACCGTGTGGGTCGCGCCGTCCTGGTCGGTGACGACGTCCTCGCCGGCGTCGAAGACGCGGACGATGGTGGGGTGCGACATGCGCGCGGCGGCCTGGGCCTCCTGGCGGAAGCGGCTGCGGAAGGCCGGATCCTCGGCGAGGCCGCGGCGGAGAACCTTGACGGCGACCCGGCGGCCGAGGCGGGAGTCGACGCCCTCGAACACGTCCGCCATGCCCCCGCGACCCAGCAGCGCCCCGACCTCGTAGCGGCCGCCCAGCACACGCGCGTCGGTCACGGACAGCCTCTCGTCGGGATCGGGATTCGGACGGGGACGAGCTTACCGGGGCGGCGCTGTGGATCCGGGCGGCCGTCCGACCGCGCCCGCGAGGCGGGTGACGAGCCGCCGCCACCCGCGTCCGGGAGCGTCGTCAGGGCGTGCGGTGCGTGCTGGAGACGAGCGAGCGCTCGTCCGCGCGACCGGGTGCGGGGGACGGCGCCATGCCGGTCGTGCCGCCCTCGCCGCCGCCGCCCGTGCCGCCGCCGTTCCCGCCGCCCGTGCCTCCTCCGGTGCCGCCGCCCGTGCCTCCTCCGGTGCCGGATCCACCGGGCGCGGCCTCGACCGTGACGGTCACCGTGCTGCTGTACGGCGACTCGTTGGTGCCGCAGATGGCGAGGTACTTCACCGTGAACTTGCCGGGGCTCGAGCCCGCGGTGATCTCACCCGAGGTCGTCTGCGCGTTGGTGGGGTTGGTGCTGCCGCCCCACGTGCCCGTCGCGCCGCTGGAGACCGAGTCCGTCTGGATCTGGTACCCGTTGAGGGTCTGCCCGGCCGGGCACGAGTAGGCGGGCCAGGAGATGTCCACGGCCTGGCCGGCGCGCACGGAGGACGGGGTGACCGTGGGCGTGCCGGGAGCGGCGGTGGGGAGCGTGGGCGCGCCGAACGCGGTGATCTGGATGGTGGCGCCCTTGGCGACGCTGCCGGTGGGCGTGATCGCGGTGACGCGGCCCTCCTCCTCGCCGGACGGCGCGGCGCCGCCGGTGACCACGGTGACCTTGAGGCCGAGCGCGGTGAGCTCGGACGAGACGGTCTTCTGGTCGCGGCCGAGGTAGTCGTCGCGGTTGACCTCGACGGTGCTGGCCGTGGGGGTCGGGGTGGGCGTCGGCGTCGGCGTGGAGGTGGGCGTGGGGGACGCGGTGGTCTCGGTCGGAGCCGGAGCCGGGTCCGCATCGTCCCGCCTCTGGGTGGCGGCGAGCACACCGGCGACGATGGCCGCGATGACGAGGACGGCGACGACGACGAAGATCCAGATGGCGCGCTTGCGGGCGCGCGGCTGCTCGGGCTCCTCGTCGTCCTCGTCGTCGTCGAAGACGAGGGGGACGGGCGCGCCCGCGCGGGGTGCGGAGGCCAGGACCGTCGTGGCCCCCGTGTCCGCGGCGCGACGGCCGGAGGGCATGAGCTGCGTGGCCTGGGTGGCGGCCGGGTCGGCCAGCGCCGCGGCGCCCGCGACGGCCGCGACGGCGATGGTCGCGGTGGCGACGTCGCCGCGACGGAGCGCCTGCGCGGCGCGCGCGAGGTGCGCGGCGCTCTGCGGGCGGTCGGCCGGCTTCTTGGCGATGCACGACATGACGAGGTTGCGCACCGGCTCGGCGACCGTGACCGGGAGCTCGGGCGGCTGCTCGTTGATCTGAGCCATCGCGATGGCGACCTGCGACTCGCCCGTGAAGGGGCGGCGGCCGGCCAGGCACTCGTACGCGACGATGCCCATCGAGTAGACGTCGGTGGAGGGCGACGCGGGGTGGCCGCTGGCCTGCTCGGGCGACAGGTACTGGACCGTGCCCATGACCTGGCCGGTGGCGGTGAGCGGCACCTGGTCGGCGATCCGGGCGATGCCGAAGTCGGTGATCTTCACCCGGCCGTCGGGCGTGATGAGCAGGTTGCCCGGCTTGATGTCGCGGTGGACGAGACCCGCCTGGTGCGCGGCGTGGAGCGCCAGCGCGGTCTGGGCGATGATGTCGAGCACCTTGTCGGTGGAGAGCACGCGCTCCCGCTCGAGGATGGTGGAGAGCGCCTCGCCCGGCACCAGCTCCATCACGAGGAAGGCGCTGCCGTCCTCCTCGCCGTAGTCGAAGACGTTGGCGATGCCCTCGTGGTTGACGAGCGCGGCGTGCCGAGCCTCGGCGCGGAAGCGCTCGAGGAACCCGGGGTCGCCGAGGTACTCGTCCTTGAGGATCTTGATGGCGACCTTGCGTCCGATGACGAGGTCGGTCGCCTCCCACACCTCGCCCATGCCGCCGATGGCGATGCGATCGCCCAGCTGGTAACGCCCTCCGAAGGTCAGTCCGCTCGTGGGTCTCATCTGTCCAGCACCGCCTCAATCACTTTCTTCGCCACGGGGGCGGCGAGGGTGTTCCCCGAGCCCGATCGTCCTCGTCCGCCGCCGTCCTCGACCAGGACCGCGACCGCCACCTCCGGTGATGACGCCGGCGCGAAGCCGGTGAACCAGAGCGTGTACGGGTCGTCGGCGCCGTTCTGGGCGGTGCCGGTCTTCCCCGCCACGTCGACGCCACTGATTCTCGCATTCGAGGCGACGCCGGTCTGGACGTCGTCGATCATCATCCGGGTCATGGTGTCGGCGGTCTCCTTCGAGATCGGGTCGGCGAAGCGGGTGGGGGTGAAGCCGGAGAGCTCGCTGAGGTCGGGGTTGAGGACGCTGTCGACGACGCTGGGCTTCATCACCTCGCCTCCGTTCGCGATCCCGGCCGTGACCATGGCGGTCTGCAGCGGCGTGGCGCGGACGTCCAGCTGACCGAAGGCGGACTGCGCGGTCTGCGCGTCGTCGAGGTCGGGGGAGAAGACGCTCTTCGCGCTGGCCATGGGGACGTCGATGGACTTGCCGTAGCCGAACGCCTCCGCCATCTCTGCGATCCGCTCGGAGCCCAGCGCGATGCCGAGCTGCGCGAACGGGATGTTGCAGCTGAGACGGAGGGCCGTCGCGATGCTGACCTCGGGCTCGGAGCCGCACGCGCCCTCGCCCGCGTTCGTGATGACGGTGCCCGTGCCCGGGAGCGTGAAGGTCGCCGGGTTGGGGAGGAGGGAGTCGGGCGTGTACTGGCCGGACTCGATGGCCGCGGCGGCGGTGATGAGCTTGAAGGTGGATCCGGGCGGGTTGAGGCTGTCGACCGCCCGGTCGATGAGCGGGTCCGACGGGTCGGCGAGGAGCGAGGCGTAGCTCTGCTTCACGGCGGCGCGGTCGTGCGAGGCGAGCACGTTGGGGTCGTAGCCAGGCTTGGACACCATGGCGAGGATCCGGCCCGTCTTCGGCTGGATCGCCACGACGGAGCCCTGCAGCGACCCGAGCGCGTCGTACGCGGCCTGCTGCACCTCCGGGTCGATCGTGAGCTCGACCGACGCGCCCTTCGGGTCCTGTCCGGTGAAGGTGCGGGTGAGGCTGTCGAAGAACTGCGTGCCGCTCGTGCCGCTCAGCACGTCGTTCATGGAGGACTCGAGACCCGTGGATCCCTGGCCGAGCGTGTAGTAGCCGGTGACCGCGCTGTAGAGGTCGGGCTGGGCGTACGTGCGGAGGAACTTGTAGCGGTCGTCCACCGGCACGGAGGAGGCGATGGGCGTGCCGTCGACGAGGATCGAGCCGCGCTCCGCGGAGTAGCTGGCGATGATGGTGCGGCTGTTGCGCGGATCCGCCTGGAGCGTGGGCGCCGCGACCACCTGGATGATCGACGCCGCGACGAACAGGGCCACGAACATGGCCAGGACGAACACGGAGACGCGCTTCAGCTCGCGGTTCACGACTCGACCACCAATCGGGGCTGGTTCCGGACGGTGTCGGACAGGCGCAGCAGCAGGGCGGCGATGATCCAGTTCGCGAGGAGCGAGGATCCGCCGGCCGCCATGAACGGCGTCGTGAGGCCCGTGAGCGGGATGACGCGCGTGACGCCGCCGATGACGATGAACACCTGCAGGGCGATGACGAACGAGAGGCCGATGCCGAGCAGCTTGCCGAAGTCGTCCTGGCCCGCGAAGCCGATGCGGAAGCCGCGGGAGACGAGCAGGAGGTAGAGGGCGAGGATCGCGAAGACGCCCGTGAGGCCGAGCTCCTCGCCGAGGCTCGCGAGGATGAAGTCGCTGTTGGCGAGCGGCGTGAGGTTGGGCATGCCGCTGCCGAGCCCCTGCCCGAACAGGCCGCCCGACGCCATGCCGAACAGGCCCGTGACGAGCTGGTAGCTGCCGCCCTGCGCGTCGTACACGGCCGGGTCGAAGGGGCTCAGCCAGGCGTCGACGCGGCCGCCGACGTAGCCGAGCGTGCTCGCGCCGTACGCGCCGCCGAGGAACAGGACGGCGCCGAGGACCACCCAGCCGATGCGGCCGGTGCTCACGTAGGTCATGACGATGAAGAGGCCGAAGTAGAGCAGCGACGTGCCGAGGTCGCGCTGGAACACGAGGACGCTCATCGACACGGCCCAGACCAGGAGGATCGGGCCGAGGTCGCGGACCCGCGGGAAGCGCATCCCGAGGACCTTGACGCCCACCATCGAGAGGCTGTCGCGCGCGGTGACGAGGTAGCCGGCGAAGAAGACGGCGAGGCAGATCTTCGCGATCTCGCCGGGCTGGAACGAGAAGCTGCCGATGTGGATCCAGACGCGGGCGCCGTTGATGTTCTGGCCGATGAACGGGAGCATCGGCAGGAGCAGCAGCACGAGGCCCGTGAACATGGCGATGTAGCGGTAGCGCTGCAGGACGCGGTGGTTCTTCAGCAGCACGATGACCGCGAGGGCGCACACGATGGCGAGGCCCGACCACACGATCTGCCGCACCGCAACGCTGTCCCAGCCGGAGTACCCGCCCGCGAGGTCGAGCCGGTAGATGGCCGCGAGCCCCAGGCCGTTGAGGACCGTGGCGATGGGGAGGATGAACGGATCCGCGTCGGGCGCGAGCCAGCGGAGGGCCACGTGCATGCCG
This is a stretch of genomic DNA from Clavibacter zhangzhiyongii. It encodes these proteins:
- a CDS encoding FtsW/RodA/SpoVE family cell cycle protein → MASAGVTAAPARGRERAPKVPRIRVPRRLRNLELALVVLASVINGGALYLVQLGALGAFDQSFFLPATGLAVLVLGMHVALRWLAPDADPFILPIATVLNGLGLAAIYRLDLAGGYSGWDSVAVRQIVWSGLAIVCALAVIVLLKNHRVLQRYRYIAMFTGLVLLLLPMLPFIGQNINGARVWIHIGSFSFQPGEIAKICLAVFFAGYLVTARDSLSMVGVKVLGMRFPRVRDLGPILLVWAVSMSVLVFQRDLGTSLLYFGLFIVMTYVSTGRIGWVVLGAVLFLGGAYGASTLGYVGGRVDAWLSPFDPAVYDAQGGSYQLVTGLFGMASGGLFGQGLGSGMPNLTPLANSDFILASLGEELGLTGVFAILALYLLLVSRGFRIGFAGQDDFGKLLGIGLSFVIALQVFIVIGGVTRVIPLTGLTTPFMAAGGSSLLANWIIAALLLRLSDTVRNQPRLVVES
- a CDS encoding serine/threonine-protein kinase; the encoded protein is MRPTSGLTFGGRYQLGDRIAIGGMGEVWEATDLVIGRKVAIKILKDEYLGDPGFLERFRAEARHAALVNHEGIANVFDYGEEDGSAFLVMELVPGEALSTILERERVLSTDKVLDIIAQTALALHAAHQAGLVHRDIKPGNLLITPDGRVKITDFGIARIADQVPLTATGQVMGTVQYLSPEQASGHPASPSTDVYSMGIVAYECLAGRRPFTGESQVAIAMAQINEQPPELPVTVAEPVRNLVMSCIAKKPADRPQSAAHLARAAQALRRGDVATATIAVAAVAGAAALADPAATQATQLMPSGRRAADTGATTVLASAPRAGAPVPLVFDDDEDDEEPEQPRARKRAIWIFVVVAVLVIAAIVAGVLAATQRRDDADPAPAPTETTASPTPTSTPTPTPTPTPTASTVEVNRDDYLGRDQKTVSSELTALGLKVTVVTGGAAPSGEEEGRVTAITPTGSVAKGATIQITAFGAPTLPTAAPGTPTVTPSSVRAGQAVDISWPAYSCPAGQTLNGYQIQTDSVSSGATGTWGGSTNPTNAQTTSGEITAGSSPGKFTVKYLAICGTNESPYSSTVTVTVEAAPGGSGTGGGTGGGTGGGTGGGNGGGTGGGGEGGTTGMAPSPAPGRADERSLVSSTHRTP
- a CDS encoding peptidoglycan D,D-transpeptidase FtsI family protein, with protein sequence MNRELKRVSVFVLAMFVALFVAASIIQVVAAPTLQADPRNSRTIIASYSAERGSILVDGTPIASSVPVDDRYKFLRTYAQPDLYSAVTGYYTLGQGSTGLESSMNDVLSGTSGTQFFDSLTRTFTGQDPKGASVELTIDPEVQQAAYDALGSLQGSVVAIQPKTGRILAMVSKPGYDPNVLASHDRAAVKQSYASLLADPSDPLIDRAVDSLNPPGSTFKLITAAAAIESGQYTPDSLLPNPATFTLPGTGTVITNAGEGACGSEPEVSIATALRLSCNIPFAQLGIALGSERIAEMAEAFGYGKSIDVPMASAKSVFSPDLDDAQTAQSAFGQLDVRATPLQTAMVTAGIANGGEVMKPSVVDSVLNPDLSELSGFTPTRFADPISKETADTMTRMMIDDVQTGVASNARISGVDVAGKTGTAQNGADDPYTLWFTGFAPASSPEVAVAVLVEDGGGRGRSGSGNTLAAPVAKKVIEAVLDR